One genomic region from Leptospira montravelensis encodes:
- a CDS encoding ATP-grasp domain-containing protein, translating to MRQLTGSYLSIGAGENQIPLIHAAKARGLKVISVDTNPEAPGLVDSDIRILESTHEYRKILHAMSRVPLPFKLMGVGSRSFGKAVYTVSYLAEKLKLRGNPRDTVNLFLDKEKFKNSVQKFGIPLPPSLHSNLSLKSKEKKMDLSFPLIAKPKEGSGKKGITVLENEADYKKFTKLKTSESYLLEPYIPGDEVTVLGFVITKRFYLVSLTDKITTGKPNFIEVAHVAPSRHIDMAGEIKMICQAVVTATKLKTGPFVAEFKITKNKECLLIESAPEVGGEFLADVLIPEHYGYKYFNDLLSVTIGEKTRPVFLKKAKDGITKSALVFTLPPERQKKMGEPVTLETNTGETLFFQKQIVQTGVALDKLEGNHKRTQVFGIATKQSISTEDWLDSLFQRLNS from the coding sequence ATGAGACAACTGACCGGTAGTTACCTCTCCATTGGAGCCGGAGAGAATCAAATCCCTCTCATCCATGCAGCAAAAGCCAGAGGACTCAAAGTCATCTCCGTAGACACAAATCCTGAGGCACCAGGTCTTGTAGATTCAGACATTCGCATATTAGAATCGACTCATGAGTATAGGAAAATTCTGCATGCGATGAGCCGAGTCCCACTTCCTTTCAAACTGATGGGAGTGGGATCCCGTTCTTTTGGAAAGGCAGTGTATACTGTTTCGTATTTAGCCGAAAAATTAAAACTTCGGGGAAATCCAAGGGATACAGTGAATTTGTTTTTGGATAAAGAAAAATTCAAAAACTCTGTTCAAAAGTTTGGAATTCCTCTGCCTCCATCCCTCCATTCTAATTTATCACTTAAATCCAAAGAAAAAAAAATGGATTTAAGTTTTCCCCTCATCGCCAAACCCAAAGAAGGTTCTGGGAAAAAGGGAATTACTGTTCTTGAAAACGAAGCAGATTATAAAAAATTCACAAAATTAAAAACTAGCGAAAGTTACCTTTTAGAACCATACATCCCAGGAGATGAAGTCACTGTCCTTGGTTTCGTTATCACAAAACGATTTTACTTGGTTTCCCTCACAGATAAAATCACAACTGGTAAACCTAACTTTATCGAGGTGGCTCATGTGGCTCCTTCTCGTCATATCGATATGGCGGGGGAAATCAAAATGATCTGCCAAGCCGTTGTGACAGCGACCAAACTAAAAACAGGACCTTTTGTTGCCGAATTCAAAATCACTAAAAATAAAGAATGCCTTCTTATCGAATCAGCCCCAGAAGTGGGAGGAGAATTTTTAGCCGATGTATTAATTCCAGAACACTACGGATACAAATATTTCAATGATTTACTTTCTGTTACCATTGGTGAAAAAACAAGGCCAGTTTTCTTAAAAAAGGCAAAAGACGGGATCACCAAGTCTGCGTTAGTGTTTACACTTCCTCCAGAACGCCAAAAAAAAATGGGAGAACCTGTGACCTTAGAAACAAACACGGGGGAAACTTTATTTTTCCAAAAACAAATTGTTCAAACGGGTGTGGCCTTAGATAAATTAGAAGGTAATCACAAAAGAACCCAAGTTTTTGGAATTGCAACCAAACAATCTATTTCCACCGAAGATTGGTTAGACTCCCTTTTTCAAAGATTGAATTCATGA
- a CDS encoding flagellar hook-basal body protein: MLRGLYTGANGMISQQVRMDVVANNLANVDKTAFKKDTTVFKTFPEMLLHRYSEDGIGKTPMGSFDTSPVVGKLGFGAEVNEVYTRFEQGAVKKTDNIFDLMVQDQPGMEKPAFFSVLTNRGERLTRSGSFVLDKNGFVVTPQGFPLLGEKGPIQVNQGNFLVKENGEIYINAKLGTAPKDGTNFSENRFEDPVLLDKLKIRTVENPRHLDKEGDSFYSDTPESGEPTAFPELLAPQVLQGYLEASNVSVVTEMVDMIEVNRAYEANSKTMQTQDSLLGRLFEIMR, translated from the coding sequence ATGTTACGAGGACTCTATACTGGTGCCAATGGGATGATTTCCCAACAAGTGAGAATGGACGTGGTCGCCAACAATTTGGCCAATGTGGATAAAACTGCATTCAAAAAAGATACCACGGTCTTCAAAACCTTTCCTGAAATGTTACTCCACCGTTATTCGGAAGACGGGATTGGAAAAACACCTATGGGTTCCTTTGATACTTCTCCTGTAGTCGGTAAACTGGGGTTTGGTGCCGAAGTGAACGAAGTTTACACTCGCTTTGAACAAGGTGCCGTTAAAAAAACAGATAATATTTTTGACCTTATGGTGCAAGACCAACCTGGTATGGAAAAACCTGCCTTCTTTTCCGTTCTAACCAACCGCGGTGAACGCCTGACAAGAAGCGGTAGTTTTGTTTTGGATAAAAATGGGTTTGTGGTGACCCCACAAGGATTTCCTCTTCTCGGGGAAAAAGGCCCCATTCAAGTGAACCAAGGAAATTTCCTTGTGAAAGAAAATGGAGAAATTTATATCAACGCGAAACTCGGAACCGCTCCCAAAGATGGAACCAACTTTAGCGAAAACCGGTTCGAAGACCCAGTCCTTCTCGATAAATTAAAAATCCGCACGGTAGAAAACCCACGCCACCTAGACAAAGAAGGAGACTCCTTTTATTCCGACACCCCTGAATCCGGCGAACCTACAGCCTTTCCTGAACTACTTGCTCCACAAGTATTACAAGGTTATCTCGAAGCATCGAATGTATCGGTTGTGACAGAGATGGTAGATATGATTGAAGTAAACCGCGCCTACGAAGCTAATTCCAAAACCATGCAAACCCAAGACAGTTTACTTGGCCGTTTATTCGAAATTATGCGATAG
- a CDS encoding SDR family NAD(P)-dependent oxidoreductase, which translates to MDLILKNKNAIVTGAALGIGRETSLLLAKRGAHVIVSDINVTEGNRVVQEIESSGGTAEFIKCDVTNEEEIITLIDTFKSKKQRLDIMVNNAGIANKPTFMHKVTTEVWNRLILMDLTSVFWCQKYATKQMLSDRIGGSIINVASIAGLGASPSLGPYCVAKAGVIELTTTGAMEVARFGVRINAVCPGWTETAILDVAGERGKEAMEKNIPMARLGKPAEVANLIGFLASEESSFITGSVYRVDGGTRS; encoded by the coding sequence ATGGATTTAATTTTAAAAAACAAAAATGCCATCGTTACTGGTGCCGCCCTGGGAATCGGAAGAGAAACTTCCCTTTTACTTGCAAAAAGAGGTGCTCACGTCATCGTTTCTGATATCAATGTAACAGAAGGGAATCGAGTGGTTCAAGAAATAGAATCCTCAGGAGGAACCGCAGAATTTATTAAATGTGATGTCACTAACGAAGAGGAAATTATAACTCTAATAGACACATTCAAATCTAAAAAGCAAAGATTAGATATTATGGTAAACAATGCGGGAATTGCAAACAAACCCACATTTATGCATAAGGTGACAACGGAAGTTTGGAACCGTTTGATTTTAATGGATCTAACCAGTGTATTTTGGTGCCAAAAATATGCCACAAAACAAATGCTAAGTGATAGAATTGGCGGATCGATCATCAATGTTGCCTCAATTGCAGGACTTGGTGCTTCCCCCTCTCTTGGACCTTATTGTGTAGCAAAAGCGGGTGTGATTGAACTGACCACAACGGGAGCAATGGAAGTGGCAAGGTTTGGTGTTCGGATCAATGCGGTTTGTCCCGGTTGGACAGAAACTGCCATCTTAGATGTAGCAGGTGAACGTGGGAAAGAGGCTATGGAAAAAAATATCCCGATGGCAAGGCTTGGAAAACCGGCGGAAGTCGCAAACCTGATTGGATTTTTAGCATCAGAGGAATCTAGTTTTATTACGGGATCTGTGTACCGCGTGGATGGGGGAACGAGAAGTTAG
- a CDS encoding class I SAM-dependent methyltransferase, producing the protein MKNVWDEHYERPKSKLAFPDENLVRLLSRIQPRNRNALDFGCGSGRHSYLLQNEGYTVTACDTAKTTIDLLNEESSSIRFLHTPDINLPFSTKEFGLIVSWGVFHYNPREDAKILLSSLYKSLDEGGYLLGSIRADGDTHLGLTQGKMNLADLSGGYAETYSLENLKNFLSIFSKVSIGYSERTPLGKLEERICHWFFLAEK; encoded by the coding sequence ATGAAAAATGTCTGGGATGAACATTATGAAAGACCAAAATCAAAATTGGCCTTTCCTGACGAAAATTTAGTACGACTTTTGTCACGGATCCAACCAAGGAACCGGAATGCTCTCGACTTCGGATGTGGTTCTGGAAGGCATTCCTACCTTCTCCAAAATGAAGGTTATACAGTCACTGCCTGCGACACTGCAAAAACTACCATTGACCTGTTAAATGAGGAAAGTTCTTCCATTCGTTTTCTACATACTCCAGATATTAATCTTCCCTTTTCAACAAAAGAATTTGGACTCATTGTGAGTTGGGGTGTTTTTCATTATAACCCAAGAGAGGATGCCAAAATTCTTTTATCTTCTTTATATAAATCACTAGACGAAGGTGGTTATCTATTGGGTTCCATTCGTGCAGACGGAGATACTCATTTAGGTCTCACTCAAGGTAAAATGAATTTGGCAGATCTAAGCGGTGGTTATGCGGAAACCTATTCTTTAGAAAATTTGAAAAATTTTTTATCTATTTTTTCAAAAGTATCCATCGGTTATTCGGAAAGAACCCCCCTTGGCAAACTGGAGG
- a CDS encoding RNA recognition motif domain-containing protein: MKLSIGNLPQSLTEEALEKLLSAHGKVEHLQIKRDKITKVSLGYGTADMADADATKAISALNGKEIEGKAIVIVNQEELTKSQNEAAKKKGSPAVAKPTFGRNQTTGGGNTGVQRRGGSRGS; the protein is encoded by the coding sequence ATGAAGTTATCCATCGGAAACCTACCCCAGTCTCTCACTGAAGAAGCCTTAGAAAAACTTCTTTCTGCGCATGGAAAAGTGGAACACCTCCAAATCAAACGGGACAAAATCACAAAGGTATCTTTGGGATATGGAACGGCAGATATGGCGGATGCCGATGCTACCAAGGCGATTTCTGCTCTCAACGGAAAAGAAATCGAAGGTAAGGCCATCGTCATTGTAAACCAAGAAGAACTGACTAAATCGCAAAATGAAGCTGCCAAAAAGAAAGGAAGCCCAGCGGTCGCAAAACCTACCTTCGGTAGAAACCAAACTACTGGCGGCGGTAACACGGGTGTACAAAGGAGAGGCGGTTCTCGCGGTTCTTAG